One window from the genome of Diospyros lotus cultivar Yz01 chromosome 11, ASM1463336v1, whole genome shotgun sequence encodes:
- the LOC127812794 gene encoding uncharacterized protein LOC127812794 — MTGMIPTRSRTASRQTDSLGGRGRGRGRGSGRSGVDFDGSTPARDRDQLIIDSLANITVLLTNIVNSQRQPEAPGGVSPDTRVGGGTGDGTEDGTRGGTSGGTGDGAVAGGARGAVSGGAAGVAVGTGDAGETRGQPPVDPEAVGIDYEFERFMGLKSPQFRGARDKAEEFLDQLDKLKRGSRIHGYRMVELTSFYLHGEASVWYDVLRRRRGDALLGWAEFKRLFLAKYVSSTMRFQRAQQFEALRQTPDMSVERYDALFTELSQFAPALVPTEQDRITRFISRLIEPWFRSLHATRFGTYEEAVDSALALEARAAEERATRDLKRVRGDTGTSFSSGKKGKGTTSLQPLAVAPPFPSLPAPPSQRQQQQRQWQQRQEERPLCPTCKKRHSGVCRYAKAPITCFRCGQSGHIQRDCSQLGRGPPGRQAPAQQPTSRAQSSAPQPRGGHGPQNQPRVYHMTTQDAQASNQVVTGSDSQDFVRSSPQTRT; from the exons ATGACAGGGATGATACCTACTCGTTCTCGGACAGCATCCAGGCAGACAGATTCTTTAGGGG GCCGAGGTAGAGGCCGGGGCCGTGGTTCGGGTCGCAGTGGAGTTGACTTTGATGGTAGTACTCCGGCGAGAGATAGGGACCAGCTGATTATTGACTCCTTGGCAAACATCACGGTGCTGTTGACAAATATAGTTAATTCTCAGAGACAGCCAGAGGCGCCAGGGGGTGTGAGCCCTGATACTAGGGTTGGTGGCGGCACTGGAGATGGCACCGAGGATGGCACTAGAGGTGGCACTAGTGGCGGTACTGGCGACGGTGCTGTGGCTGGTGGCGCCAGGGGCGCCGTTAGCGGTGGCGCTGCAGGTGTTGCCGTCGGCACTGGTGATGCAGGCGAGACTAGGGGACAGCCTCCAGTGGACCCTGAGGCCGTTGGGATAGATTATGAGTTTGAGCGGTTTATGGGTCTGAAGTCGCCCCAGTTCAGAGGTGCGAGAGATAAGGCTGAAGAGTTTTTGGATCAGTTGGACAAACTGAAGAGAGGTTCTCGCATACATGGCTACCGGATGGTGGAGCTCACCTCTTTTTATCTTCATGGTGAGGCGAGCGTGTGGTATGATGTATTGAGGAGACGACGAGGTGATGCCCTGTTAGGGTGGGCTGAGTTCAAGAGACTATTTTTGGCAAAATATGTCTCTAGCACTATGAGATTCCAGAGGGCCCAGCAGTTTGAGGCCCTAAGACAGACCCCAGATATGAGCGTTGAGCGTTATGATGCGTTATTCACTGAGCTCTCACAGTTTGCACCTGCTTTGGTTCCTACGGAGCAGGACAGGATTACACGCTTTATATCTCGATTGATCGAGCCGTGGTTCAGGAGTTTGCACGCCACTCGTTTTGGCACGTATGAGGAGGCAGTTGATAGTGCCTTAGCCCTTGAGGCACGAGCAGCAGAGGAGAGGGCAACTAGAGACTTGAAGAGGGTTAGAGGCGACACTGGTACTTCCTTCTCTTCtgggaagaaggggaagggCACGACGAGTTTGCAGCCGTTGGCAGTAGCGCCACCATTTCCTTCATTGCCTGCGCCCCCTTCCCAGAGacagcagcagcagcggcaGTGGCAGCAGAGACAGGAAGAGAGGCCCCTATGTCCGACATGTAAGAAGAGACACTCAGGGGTGTGCAGATATGCGAAGGCCCCGATTACATGCTTTAGGTGTGGACAGTCAGGTCACATCCAGAGGGATTGTTCACAGCTAGGGCGAGGCCCTCCAGGACGACAGGCTCCAGCTCAGCAGCCGACATCTAGAGCTCAGAGCAGCGCTCCCCAGCCTCGAGGGGGACATGGCCCACAGAATCAGCCGAGGGTCTATCATATGACGACTCAGGATGCCCAGGCATCCAATCAGGTGGTGACAG gctcagattctcaggattttgttcgatcttctccccagactcggacttga
- the LOC127813543 gene encoding disease resistance protein RPV1-like yields the protein MTTRGVQEAFSSTSWSSYHVFLSFRGEDTCWTFVDHLYTALVNGGFRTFRNDDGIERGENIKLELEKAIKESKVSIIVFSKNYASSSWCLDELVMILERRKRGDFRHMVLPVFYGVDPSEVRKQKGNYAEAFMRHEAQFKGGKCEAKKWMEKLKRWREALEEAANLAGMALQNQANGYESKFIQKIVKAVDDKLRPTILNVAPYLIGLHSRARMINLWLGDGGSDIGIVVICGIGGIGKTTIAKFVYNLNFFNFEGSSFIADIREVSGQQKGLIRLQRKLLSDILRGRKEKKINNVDEGLVQIKQVVGCKRVLIVLDDVDKREQLDAVIGMQDSLSPGSKMIITTRREHLLRTHEHCKIHRVDELNPHESLELFSWYAFGQNHPIDEYLVHSKRAVEYCNRLPLALKILGSSMSGKSLDVWKSQLQKLKTIPDNEILRKLRLSYDSLEDDHDKDLFLDITCFFVGKDKDYTITILDGCDYCSLIGIHNLIDRNLLAIDTDTKLVMHQMIQEMGREIVRQESPKALGERGRLWNHEDSFNVLREKLGTRKIRGLTLDTHFLKEYKAKWNDFGPHEESWSNKLKRYPFVFFSSLPVGIATKTSDEVLLEVDAFVGMSNLQLLQISNVQPCGNYEKFPKGLRWLCWSGFPLQMMPDDFPLDRLVALEMPYSCLKKVWNGVKHLVLLKILNLSHSNNLYETPNFLMLPNLERLILENCAKLVKVHESIRHLEKLIFLSLRNCRNLRKLPELIYKLKSLSTLDISGCINLENISAELGNMDSLTVLHADGTRISQLLCITQEVKAWPLSVWPWQSSLRSCPETSQASFPQSLVHLSLENCNLSDDGFPLEFGNLSSLRTLNLSNNAMYGLPNSIRGLSRLEHLSLQSCPRLKNVDCLPKNIDLLLTNGCKLLEKISFESQGIFPRLGDEKCVSLIEIAGMFKLEPLESVDAEVINNLGLCDSEAVEKSPVDLRRGVRGSKRSFFCPQVLHERRMLSTFLRGSKIPTSFNLKNIGSSISFATMPSDVYLRIQGLSVCFVFALSNPSDALIAPSFVGDSWDIHTIISNETKYLKWSYCPRILGIPRVDEDLLWLSYWKFEDHQLEGGDVLNISVATTKAFQVKEVGVRVVYREETKEKKSNQATSSDDARPIHPFYGTAIPGCCNEDCERCKNYPVPTNPASTRVILIGSHPLKCTGCPDGYWVGHCMSWRG from the exons ATGACTACAAGAGGAGTCCAAGAAGCcttttcttctacttcttgGAGCAGCTATCATGTGTTTTTAAGCTTTAGAGGCGAGGACACTTGTTGGACATTTGTTGACCACTTATACACAGCTCTGGTGAATGGCGGATTTCGTACTTTTAGAAACGACGATGGGATAGAAAGAGGAGAAAACATCAAGCTTGAGTTGGAGAAGGCAATAAAAGAGTCTAAGGTTTCAATAATTGTCTTTTCCAAAAACTATGCATCTTCCAGTTGGTGCCTTGATGAGTTGGTGATGATCCTCGAAAGACGAAAGAGGGGGGATTTTCGCCACATGGTTTTGCCAGTGTTCTATGGCGTGGATCCATCAGAGGttagaaaacaaaaaggaaattaTGCAGAGGCATTCATGAGACACGAAGCGCAATTCAAAGGAGGAAAGTGTGAAGCAAAGAAATGGATGGAGAAATTGAAAAGATGGAGAGAAGCACTGGAGGAAGCAGCTAATTTGGCAGGGATGGCTTTACAGAATCAAGCAAATGG GTACGAGTCAAagtttattcaaaaaattgtcAAAGCAGTTGATGACAAGCTAAGGCCAACAATCTTGAATGTTGCCCCATACCTCATTGGACTACATTCTCGAGCCAGAATGATTAATTTGTGGTTAGGAGATGGAGGAAGTGACATTGGAATTGTTGTCATATGCGGGATTGGTGGAATTGGCAAGACAACCATTGCAAAATTTGTGTACAACTTAAACTTCTTTAATTTTGAAGGTAGCAGTTTTATAGCAGATATAAGAGAAGTTTCAGGACAACAAAAGGGCTTAATTCGTTTACAAAGGAAACTTCTTTCAGATATTCTAaggggaagaaaggaaaaaaagataaacaatGTTGATGAAGGGCTTGTTCAGATTAAACAAGTTGTAGGTTGTAAAAGAGTTCTTATAGTTCTTGATGACGTGGATAAACGAGAACAATTAGATGCAGTTATTGGAATGCAAGATTCCCTTTCTCCAGGTAGCAAAATGATCATAACCACTAGACGAGAACACTTACTAAGAACTCATGAACATTGCAAAATACATAGGGTAGACGAGTTGAATCCTCATGAATCCTTAGAGCTTTTCAGTTGGTATGCCTTTGGACAAAACCATCCTATTGATGAATATTTGGTTCACTCAAAGAGGGCAGTAGAGTATTGCAATAGGCTCCCGCTGGCTCTTAAAATTTTGGGTTCTTCAATGTCCGGCAAAAGTTTAGATGTATGGAAAAGTCAActccaaaaattgaaaacaattcCCGACAATGAAATTCTTAGAAAACTAAGACTCAGTTACGACTCTTTAGAAGATGATCATGACAAAGATTTATTCCTTGATATTACTTGCTTCTTTGTGGGAAAAGACAAAGACTATACAATTACAATCCTAGATGGATGTGATTATTGCTCATTGATTGGAATTCACAACCTCATTGATAGAAATCTGTTAGCAATTGACACAGATACCAAGTTGGTAATGCATCAAATGATTCAAGAAATGGGAAGAGAAATTGTTCGGCAAGAATCACCCAAGGCGTTAGGAGAACGCGGCAGACTTTGGAATCACGAGGATTCCTTTAATGTCTTGAGGGAAAAACTT GGCACAAGAAAAATCAGGGGCCTCACTCTTGATACCCATTTCTTAAAGGAATATAAAGCTAAATGGAATGACTTTGGGCCCCATGAAGAAAGTTGGTCTAACAAGCTCAAGAGATATccctttgtcttcttctctagTCTCCCTGTAGGCATTGCTACAAAAACTTCAGATGAAGTACTACTAGAAGTTGATGCATTTGTAGGGATGTCCAACCTACAACTTTTGCAAATTAGCAATGTACAACCGTGtggaaattatgaaaagtttCCCAAGGGATTGAGATGGTTGTGTTGGTCAGGTTTCCCATTACAAATGATGCCCGATGATTTCCCTCTGGACAGGCTAGTTGCTCTTGAAATGCCTTATAGTTGCTTGAAAAAGGTTTGGAATGGAGTGAAG CACCTTGTATTATTGAAAATCCTTAATCTAAGTCATTCCAATAACCTTTATGAGACTCCTAATTTCTTGATGTTGCCCAATCTGGAGAGACTTATACTTGAAAATTGTGCAAAGTTGGTTAAGGTTCATGAATCTATCAGACACCTAGAAAAACTTATTTTCTTAAGCTTGAGGAATTGTCGGAACTTGAGGAAGCTTCCTGAACTCATTTATAAGCTAAAATCTCTATCAACACTTGACATTTCTGGTTGCATAAACCTTGAAAATATTTCAGCAGAGTTGGGCAATATGGATTCTTTGACAGTGCTCCATGCAGATGGAACCAGAATAAGTCAGTTACTCTGCATCACTCAGGAGGTCAAAGCTTGGCCTTTGTCTGTATGGCCTTGGCAATCAAGTCTAAGAAGTTGTCCAGAAACTTCACAGGCTTCTTTTCCACAGTCATTGGTACATTTAAGTCTAGAAAATTGCAATTTATCTGATGACGGTTTCCCTCTTGAATTTGGCAACCTATCTTCGTTGCGCACATTAAATTTGAGCAATAATGCAATGTATGGCCTCCCGAATAGCATCAGGGGTCTTTCTAGACTAGAACATTTGTCTTTGCAATCATGCCCAAGGCTAAAGAACGTTGATTGTTTGCCAAAAAATATAGACCTACTGCTGACTAATGGATGTAAGTTGCTGGAAAAAATTAGCTTTGAATCACAGGGCATCTTTCCAAGGTTAGGCGATGAAAAATGTGTGAGTCTAATTGAGATTGCGGGCATGTTCAAGTTGGAACCCTTAGAAAGTGTTGATGCAgaggtaattaataatttgggcttgtGCGACTCTGAAGCTGTGGAGAAATCACCTGTAGACCTTCGCAGAGGTGTTAGAGGCTCAAAAAGGAGCTTCTTTTGTCCCCAG GTATTGCACGAACGTCGTATGCTATCCACTTTTCTGCGGGGAAGCAAGATCCCTACAAGTTTCAATCTTAAGAATATAGGGTCCTCAATTTCTTTTGCTACTATGCCCTCTGATGTTTATTTAAGAATTCAAGGCTTGTCGGTGTGTTTTGTTTTTGCACTTTCCAATCCTTCTGATGCTCTAATAGCTCCATCTTTTGTGGGGGACAGCTGGGACATACACACTATTATTAGTAATGAAACCAAGTATTTGAAATGGAGCTACTGCCCGAGAATCCTTGGCATTCCAAGAGTTGACGAGGACTTGTTATGGTTAAGTTATTGGAAGTTTGAGGATCATCAGCTAGAAGGCGGCGACGTGTTGAACATTTCAGTTGCTACAACTAAAGCTTTTCAAGTGAAAGAGGTTGGCGTTCGTGTTGTGTATAGGGAGgagacaaaagaaaagaagagcaacCAAGCTACCAGTTCAGATGACGCCCGGCCAATCCATCCCTTTTATGGAACGGCAATTCCTGGTTGCTGTAATGAGGATTGCGAGAGGTGTAAGAACTATCCAGTGCCTACAAATCCGGCAAGCACCAGAGTCATTCTTATCGGCTCTCATCCTTTGAAGTGCACAGGTTGTCCCGACGGTTATTGGGTAGGGCACTGTATGAGCTGGAGAGGTTAA